A window from Hymenobacter volaticus encodes these proteins:
- the rplW gene encoding 50S ribosomal protein L23 has translation MSTLKKPIVTEKATGLNEKGQYVFEVERTANKVQIKKDIEQFYGVTVVGISTMRTNGKIKSKFTKGGSISGRRAHGKKAVVTVKEGDVIDFYNGI, from the coding sequence ATGAGCACACTGAAGAAACCAATCGTGACCGAGAAGGCCACGGGCCTGAATGAAAAAGGTCAGTACGTTTTCGAAGTAGAGCGTACCGCGAATAAGGTTCAGATCAAGAAAGACATCGAGCAGTTCTACGGCGTAACGGTTGTTGGCATCAGCACCATGCGCACGAACGGTAAGATTAAATCTAAGTTCACGAAGGGTGGGTCCATCTCGGGCCGTCGCGCCCACGGCAAGAAAGCCGTCGTGACCGTGAAAGAAGGCGACGTTATCGACTTCTACAACGGCATCTAG